A part of Nitrospira sp. genomic DNA contains:
- a CDS encoding type II toxin-antitoxin system RelE/ParE family toxin, whose amino-acid sequence MQVKRVTARFYVTGAGANPVRDWLMRLPVPDRQQIGHDIRAVEFGWPVGMLLCRSLGAGLWEVRSTLPSRRIARVLFCVGGGELILLHGFIKKTQKTPAGDLQIAAKRMKEVQS is encoded by the coding sequence TTACCGCCCGGTTTTATGTCACAGGAGCAGGCGCAAATCCGGTGCGTGACTGGCTGATGCGGCTTCCCGTCCCTGATCGTCAACAGATCGGGCACGACATCCGCGCCGTGGAATTTGGCTGGCCGGTGGGCATGCTCTTGTGCCGATCCTTGGGTGCGGGGTTATGGGAAGTCCGCTCGACCTTGCCCAGCCGCCGCATTGCGCGGGTGCTGTTCTGTGTCGGTGGCGGCGAATTGATATTGCTGCACGGTTTTATCAAGAAGACGCAGAAGACCCCGGCAGGGGATTTACAGATAGCCGCGAAACGGATGAAAGAGGTGCAATCATGA
- a CDS encoding Fis family transcriptional regulator, translating to MKKRKNPHIGGKFEDWMKEQGMYEEATSAAIKKVVAWQIQQAMEEQNLTRTEMARRMETSRVQLNRLLDPTNDGVTLATLSRAAAIVGRRLRLELV from the coding sequence ATGAAGAAGCGCAAGAATCCCCATATCGGCGGCAAGTTTGAGGACTGGATGAAAGAGCAAGGCATGTATGAGGAGGCGACCAGCGCCGCTATCAAGAAAGTTGTCGCGTGGCAAATTCAGCAGGCGATGGAAGAACAGAACTTGACCCGGACGGAAATGGCACGGCGGATGGAAACAAGCCGGGTGCAGCTCAACCGCTTGCTCGATCCCACAAACGACGGCGTAACGCTGGCCACCTTGAGCCGTGCGGCGGCCATTGTTGGCCGTCGGCTGCGTCTGGAATTGGTGTAA
- the higA gene encoding addiction module antidote protein, HigA family, whose product MKRYRQNPPHPGDFIRTEIIQPAGLSVTAAAVLDVSRPALSNLLNGKANLTGDMALRIEKAFGVKMDTLMKMQSNYDIAETRRREKEIKGVRRFHATLHP is encoded by the coding sequence ATGAAACGCTATCGACAGAACCCGCCGCACCCCGGCGATTTTATCCGAACGGAAATTATTCAACCGGCTGGCCTGTCCGTGACCGCCGCCGCCGTGCTGGACGTGTCGCGCCCTGCCCTCTCGAATTTGTTGAACGGCAAGGCCAATCTGACCGGCGATATGGCCTTGCGGATCGAAAAGGCGTTCGGCGTTAAAATGGATACGTTGATGAAGATGCAATCCAACTATGACATTGCAGAGACGCGCCGCCGTGAGAAAGAGATTAAAGGCGTGCGGCGCTTCCATGCGACGCTGCACCCGTGA
- a CDS encoding transcriptional regulator, which yields MALTREFRNTIAARVERDPRFREALFTEALNAYFAGDTAVGKAILRDLVNATVGFEELALTLKKPSKSLHRMLAPRGNPSTDNFFSIVNALQKKAHVKLRVTAKAS from the coding sequence ATGGCACTGACAAGGGAATTTAGAAACACTATCGCGGCGCGTGTGGAACGGGACCCGCGCTTTCGGGAAGCACTTTTTACAGAGGCGCTCAATGCCTATTTCGCAGGCGACACCGCCGTAGGCAAAGCCATCCTCAGGGATCTTGTCAATGCTACTGTAGGATTTGAAGAACTAGCCTTGACGCTCAAGAAACCAAGCAAGAGCTTGCATCGAATGTTGGCTCCGCGTGGAAATCCCAGCACGGATAACTTCTTCAGCATTGTAAACGCGCTTCAGAAGAAGGCTCACGTCAAATTACGCGTAACGGCAAAGGCCAGCTGA
- a CDS encoding type II toxin-antitoxin system RelE/ParE family toxin, which translates to MRVLEYLDPQSRSPFAVWLEGLNAVASAKVAAGVYQLAAGNWSNVKGVGAGVFERKIDAGPGYRIYFGKDGDRLVILLGGSTKQRQQQAIETAKERWADYRRRSTTKKT; encoded by the coding sequence ATACGCGTACTCGAATATCTCGACCCCCAGTCCCGCTCACCTTTCGCCGTATGGCTCGAAGGGCTCAATGCCGTCGCCTCGGCCAAAGTTGCTGCGGGAGTCTATCAACTAGCGGCAGGGAATTGGTCGAACGTGAAGGGGGTCGGGGCTGGAGTCTTTGAGCGAAAGATCGATGCAGGTCCTGGCTATCGCATCTATTTCGGCAAAGACGGTGATCGCCTCGTGATCCTGCTGGGTGGCAGCACAAAACAACGCCAGCAGCAGGCTATCGAGACGGCAAAAGAGCGATGGGCCGACTATCGCCGCCGAAGCACCACCAAGAAGACCTAA
- a CDS encoding DUF1810 domain-containing protein — translation MGLRLRACTQLVLDVNSRSAEEIFGYPNYLNFRSCMTLFLTAAPDHTLFKDTLLKYFDGQPDQSILDILAQQRS, via the coding sequence CTGGGCCTCAGGCTCAGAGCCTGTACGCAGCTTGTGCTCGATGTGAACAGTCGTAGCGCTGAGGAGATCTTCGGCTATCCCAACTATCTCAATTTCCGGTCCTGCATGACCTTGTTTCTGACTGCTGCCCCCGACCACACACTCTTCAAAGACACCCTCCTCAAATACTTCGACGGCCAGCCCGATCAATCGATTCTCGATATCCTGGCACAACAACGGTCCTAG
- a CDS encoding DUF1810 domain-containing protein, with protein MSDDYNLRRFLNAQVGVYDTVLAELRAGRKASHWIWFVFPQIAGLGHSAMAQQFAIGSLDEAKAYLQHPVLACNIHEDFYCNRRYAATTSLTAGGLAAQSVDILFQVCLLPS; from the coding sequence ATGAGTGATGACTACAACCTACGCCGGTTTCTCAACGCACAAGTGGGTGTCTATGACACAGTCCTTGCTGAGCTGCGGGCCGGGAGAAAGGCCAGCCATTGGATCTGGTTTGTCTTTCCGCAGATCGCCGGTCTTGGACACAGTGCAATGGCGCAGCAATTTGCCATTGGCTCACTCGATGAGGCCAAAGCCTATCTGCAACACCCAGTCCTGGCCTGCAATATTCACGAAGACTTCTACTGCAACCGCCGATACGCCGCTACGACAAGCCTAACGGCGGGCGGGCTCGCTGCTCAGTCAGTCGACATACTGTTTCAAGTATGCCTCCTTCCTTCGTAG